The following coding sequences lie in one Paenibacillus durus ATCC 35681 genomic window:
- a CDS encoding transglutaminase N-terminal domain-containing protein, whose translation MKIQINHTTRYTYSEPVTDSVNEIRLTPRTNYRQSCFHHEVEIFPPANLLTYEDFFGNRVHAYSVNKPHTEMVIHTRATVVTVDKAQGADLPRLPLAEQIKRMKDEEFQNRYTEFILPTRYTEVTPELMEFASQHPFDEAEDLYEWTRKLSSTIYEQFTYDPGATSVNTTVKKALKLKRGVCQDYAHLMIAVCRSVGLPSRYVSGYHYVSDLQGGNADFEQASHAWVETHIPGTGWLGFDPTNNVEVNWRYVKLGHGRDYKDIVPVKGVYRGVAGELEVTVDVQLLDK comes from the coding sequence ATGAAAATTCAAATCAATCATACGACCCGGTATACTTATTCGGAGCCCGTGACGGACAGTGTCAATGAGATCCGGCTGACTCCACGGACCAATTACAGGCAATCCTGCTTCCATCACGAGGTGGAAATCTTCCCGCCGGCCAACCTGCTTACTTACGAGGATTTCTTCGGAAACCGGGTTCATGCGTACTCTGTTAACAAACCGCATACGGAGATGGTCATTCATACCCGTGCAACAGTCGTAACGGTGGACAAGGCTCAAGGGGCAGATCTGCCGAGGCTGCCACTTGCGGAGCAGATCAAACGGATGAAGGACGAGGAATTTCAGAACCGGTATACCGAGTTTATTTTGCCCACACGTTATACGGAGGTTACGCCGGAGCTGATGGAATTTGCCTCCCAGCATCCTTTCGACGAAGCGGAAGATTTATATGAATGGACGCGGAAGCTCTCTTCTACCATATATGAGCAGTTCACTTATGATCCCGGGGCGACCAGCGTCAACACGACGGTCAAAAAAGCGCTGAAACTCAAACGCGGCGTCTGCCAGGACTATGCCCATCTGATGATCGCGGTCTGCCGCAGCGTCGGGCTTCCATCAAGATATGTGAGCGGCTATCATTATGTGAGCGATCTTCAGGGCGGCAACGCCGATTTCGAGCAGGCCTCCCATGCATGGGTGGAGACGCATATTCCGGGTACCGGCTGGCTGGGCTTTGATCCGACCAACAATGTGGAAGTAAATTGGCGTTACGTAAAGCTGGGACATGGACGCGACTATAAAGATATTGTGCCGGTTAAAGGCGTATACCGCGGGGTTGCAGGCGAGTTGGAAGTAACGGTGGATGTGCAATTATTAGATAAATAA
- a CDS encoding DnaJ family domain-containing protein — protein sequence MAVMSWLAEQRIEEAMRKGEFRNLPGHGKPLELEDLSGVPEELRMSFKIMKNAGLLPEELQLRAECATLENLLAACHDSGAEKRTLSRRLTEKKLRLEELLRQRGLDGSAAFAQYGEQIRMRLDKE from the coding sequence ATGGCCGTAATGTCTTGGTTGGCTGAGCAGCGGATTGAGGAGGCGATGCGAAAAGGTGAATTCCGGAATTTGCCGGGCCATGGAAAGCCGCTGGAACTGGAAGACTTATCGGGGGTGCCCGAAGAGCTGCGAATGTCGTTCAAAATTATGAAGAATGCCGGACTTCTTCCCGAGGAGCTGCAGCTGCGGGCGGAATGTGCGACCCTTGAAAATCTGCTTGCCGCTTGTCATGATAGCGGAGCAGAGAAGCGCACCCTTAGCCGCAGATTGACGGAAAAGAAACTGCGTCTGGAGGAGCTTCTCCGGCAGCGCGGGCTGGACGGAAGCGCCGCATTCGCGCAGTACGGGGAACAAATCCGGATGAGGCTGGATAAAGAATAA
- the gluQRS gene encoding tRNA glutamyl-Q(34) synthetase GluQRS — MFTDIDPTASVRGRFAPSPSGDIHIGNALAALMAWLQIRSRNGQLVLRMEDIDTDRCRPEYARHIIEDLRWLGLDWDEGPDAGGPYGPYVQSERLKLYEAALNRLRTDGRLYPCYCSRHDILAAAAAPHGLASEGPVYPGTCRHLSPDEAGRRSLSKTPSLRFAVPTGEIAFTDGVAGNRRANAAAGGDFIVRRADGIFSYQLAVVVDDALMGITDVLRGADLLDTTPRQLMLYEALGWKPPRFAHVPLLMDQDGRRLAKRHGGITLAELREAGVTPQSVTGWLAWAAGLLPEPLKVSPYDLIHSFQLERISRDDIVVTPDMLGRLHPSLGRQK, encoded by the coding sequence TTGTTCACTGATATTGATCCGACCGCCAGCGTTCGCGGCCGCTTCGCTCCCTCGCCATCCGGCGACATTCATATCGGCAACGCCCTGGCCGCTCTGATGGCTTGGCTGCAAATCCGCAGCCGGAACGGACAGCTAGTGCTCCGTATGGAGGATATTGACACGGATCGCTGCCGCCCGGAATACGCCAGGCATATTATTGAAGATCTACGCTGGCTCGGTCTCGACTGGGACGAAGGGCCTGACGCGGGCGGTCCTTATGGACCCTATGTCCAAAGCGAACGGCTGAAGCTGTACGAGGCTGCGCTGAACCGGTTAAGAACAGATGGAAGACTGTATCCCTGCTACTGCAGCCGCCATGATATTCTGGCCGCAGCCGCCGCTCCTCACGGCCTTGCTTCGGAAGGCCCGGTGTACCCCGGAACTTGCCGCCACCTGTCTCCCGATGAAGCCGGACGGCGCTCCTTAAGCAAGACGCCATCTCTTCGCTTCGCCGTGCCGACCGGGGAGATTGCTTTTACCGATGGTGTGGCCGGAAACCGCCGGGCCAATGCCGCTGCCGGAGGGGACTTCATCGTGCGGCGAGCCGACGGCATCTTCTCGTATCAGCTTGCTGTCGTCGTAGATGATGCCCTAATGGGGATTACGGATGTACTTCGGGGGGCCGATCTGCTTGATACTACGCCCCGCCAGCTGATGCTCTACGAAGCGCTGGGCTGGAAGCCGCCGCGGTTTGCCCATGTCCCGCTCCTCATGGACCAGGACGGCCGCAGGCTGGCCAAGCGTCATGGGGGAATTACGCTTGCGGAGCTGCGCGAAGCTGGTGTGACGCCTCAGTCCGTAACCGGCTGGCTTGCCTGGGCAGCCGGGCTGCTGCCCGAACCGCTTAAGGTCTCGCCATATGACCTGATCCATTCCTTCCAATTGGAACGGATCTCCCGGGATGACATTGTCGTCACTCCAGACATGCTGGGCAGGCTGCATCCCTCACTGGGGCGGCAGAAATAA
- a CDS encoding SDR family oxidoreductase: MGPNTGTKQRFAGRTAIITGAGSGIGRATAIQMASEGANVALFDLVNDRTSVVENKLNRMREGCALAVDVDTSDPVRMEDAVRRTVEHFGGLDIVFANAGINGSIGPIEELSIEDWQRTLSVNLTGTFLSLKYTIPHMKKKGKGSIIITSSINGNRRFASFGFSPYSTTKAGQVAFAKMAALELAKFKVRVNVISPGAIATNIDESTEPNEELESIIIPMEFPEGQQPLADGPGKPEDVAKLVCFLASDESSHITGAQIVIDGAESLLT, encoded by the coding sequence ATGGGCCCTAATACTGGAACAAAACAGCGTTTTGCCGGAAGAACAGCGATTATTACCGGAGCGGGCTCGGGAATCGGCAGGGCGACAGCCATTCAGATGGCTAGTGAGGGCGCCAATGTTGCCCTATTCGATCTGGTGAATGACCGCACCTCTGTAGTGGAGAATAAGCTGAACCGTATGCGCGAAGGCTGTGCGCTTGCTGTGGATGTGGATACCTCCGATCCCGTTCGGATGGAAGATGCAGTTCGGAGAACGGTCGAGCATTTCGGCGGGCTGGATATCGTATTCGCCAATGCCGGCATTAACGGGTCCATCGGCCCCATTGAAGAATTGAGCATTGAGGACTGGCAGCGCACGCTGTCGGTGAACCTTACCGGGACGTTCCTTTCCTTGAAATACACCATTCCTCATATGAAGAAAAAAGGAAAAGGGAGCATTATTATCACCAGCTCGATCAATGGCAATAGGCGGTTCGCAAGCTTCGGCTTTTCGCCTTACAGCACGACGAAGGCCGGGCAGGTGGCCTTTGCCAAAATGGCCGCTCTGGAGCTGGCAAAGTTCAAAGTCCGGGTAAACGTTATTTCTCCGGGAGCCATTGCCACCAATATTGATGAAAGCACCGAGCCGAATGAGGAACTGGAATCGATCATTATCCCGATGGAGTTCCCGGAAGGACAGCAGCCCCTGGCCGATGGCCCTGGCAAACCGGAAGATGTGGCAAAGCTGGTCTGCTTTCTGGCGTCGGATGAATCGTCTCATATCACCGGAGCGCAGATTGTCATAGATGGCGCCGAGTCGCTGCTGACTTAG